One window of the Branchiostoma lanceolatum isolate klBraLanc5 chromosome 3, klBraLanc5.hap2, whole genome shotgun sequence genome contains the following:
- the LOC136431410 gene encoding cytochrome P450 26B1-like, which produces MLQEVVAYLVFPAFLMVLSWKLWGRYSTPSDPACALPLPEGTTGLPIIGETLSFVLEGADFSRKRHALYGDVFKTHILGHPTIRVRGAENVRKVLRGENDIVGTMWPDNFRMVLGTENLAMCSSGPVHRQRKKIVMRAFRHDALEIYADSMQAMIADTLRTWCRGPQPLAVYPAAREMMFRLAIAVLVGFHQDEDEISRVGPLFKTAVKNIFSLPLNVPGSALRKALQCRREIDEWLKRHIHEKQAQIWRGEVPDDVLSFIISSAKDSGEKLSDQELQDTAMELLFAGHETTSSAATSLIMHLALQPQVVQKVHEDLEKHGLLQPDQPLSLEQVGRLTYVGQVVKEVLRISPPVGGGFRKALKTFEIGGFQVPEGWAVMYSIRDTHSASQVFSSPEQFDPDRWGSVDSTATRYDFLPFGGGPRACAGKEFAKLQLKLLCVELVRTCRWELADGKVPETKTVPVLHPTNGLPVNFLSLDDVTTKQGAADGLSASAHASLTNTDLVTRSDPCLTLDKNGNLYPTNQQNTPDTVTMVGPDLSSIV; this is translated from the exons ATGCTGCAGGAAGTTGTGGCATATCTTGTCTTCCCTGCCTTTCTGATGGTCCTTTCCTGGAAACTCTGGGGGCGGTACTCCACCCCGTCGGACCCGGCCTGCGCCCTGCCGCTACCCGAGGGGACCACGGGCTTACCGATCATTGGGGAAACTTTGTCCTTCGTACTGgag GGGGCAGACTTCTCCCGTAAGCGACACGCCTTGTACGGAGACGTCTTCAAAACCCACATCCTGGGCCACCCGACCATCCGCGTCAGAGGCGCCGAGAACGTGCGCAAGGTCCTGCGGGGAGAAAACGACATCGTGGGGACCATGTGGCCGGACAACTTCCGCATGGTGCTGGGGACAGAGAACCTGGCCATGTGCAGCAGCGGCCCGGTCCATCGGCAGAGGAAGAAAATCGTCATGCGAGCCTTTCGTCACGACGCACTGGAGATCTACGCGGACAGCATGCAGGCCATGATAGCGGACACCCTGCGGACCTGGTGCAGGGGACCCCAGCCGCTAGCAGTCTACCCCGCCGCTAGAGAGATGATGTTCCGCCTCGCCATAGCCGTACTCGTCGGCTTCCATCAAGACGAGGACGAGATCAGTAGAGTTGGACCGCTCTTCAAAACCGCGGTGAAGAACATCTTCTCCTTGCCATTGAACGTGCCAGGAAGCGCGCTTAGAAAG gctctgcagTGTCGCCGTGAAATCGACGAATGGCTAAAACGTCACATCCACGAGAAGCAAGCGCAGATCTGGAGAGGAGAGGTCCCAGATGACGTGCTGTCCTTCATCATCAGTAGCGCCAAGGACAGCGGCGAGAAGCTGTCTGACCAGGAGCTCCAGGACACCGCTATGGAACTGCTGTTCGCCGGGCACGAGACCACGTCCAGCGCCGCCACCTCCCTCATCATGCACCTGGCGCTGCAGCCGCAGGTGGTTCAGAAGGTGCATGAGGACCTGGAGAAGCACGGGCTGCTGCAGCCGGACCAGCCGCTGAGTCTGGAGCAGGTCGGCAGGCTGACGTACGTGGGGCAGGTCGTCAAGGAGGTGCTCAGGATAAGTCCACCTGTTGGGGGAGGCTTCCGGAAGGCTCTCAAGACGTTCGAGATTGGC GGGTTCCAGGTTCCTGAAGGCTGGGCTGTAATGTACAGCATCAGAGACACGCACAGCGCATCACAGGTCTTCTCGTCCCCAGAGCAGTTCGACCCGGACAGGTGGGGGTCTGTGGACAGCACGGCCACGCGCTACGACTTCCTACCCTTCGGCGGCGGGCCCCGCGCATGCGCCGGGAAGGAGTTCGCCAAGCTCCAGCTGAAGCTGCTGTGCGTGGAGCTGGTGAGAACGTGCCGCTGGGAGCTCGCAGACGGCAAGGTGCCGGAAACAAAGACTGTCCCGGTCCTTCATCCCACAAACGGACTTCCGGTCAACTTTCTCTCTTTGGATGACGTCACTACAAAACAGGGGGCTGCAGACGGACTTTCCGCTTCTGCGCATGCTTCGCTTACGAACACCGACCTCGTCACGAGAAGTGACCCCTGTTTGACCTTGGACAAAAACGGCAACTTGTATCCGACCAACCAGCAAAACACCCCAGACACTGTGACAATGGTTGGACCGGACTTGTCCAGCATAGTCTAA